The Apus apus isolate bApuApu2 chromosome 8, bApuApu2.pri.cur, whole genome shotgun sequence genome has a window encoding:
- the ADIPOQ gene encoding adiponectin, with translation MRSPAGFLLCSLLLVAPHCTEVATQEPQPDPKMPCANWMGGAPGYPGHNGLPGRDGRDGNDGPKGEKGEQGMQGPKGDQGAVGIPGPRGFPGTPGMMGQKGEGAFIYRSAFSVGLKERAPHPNVPIRFTKIYYNEQNHYDASTGKFLCSIPGTYFFAYHLTVYLTDVKVSLYKKDKAVIFTYDQFQQNNVDQASGSVLLHLSSGDEVWLQVYGEGENNGVYADNINDSTFMGFLLYPDLSVH, from the exons ATGAGGAGCCCAGCAGGCTTCCTCCTTTGCTcgctgctgctggtggccccCCATTGCACAGAAGTGGCCACCCAGGAGCCCCAGCCTGACCCTAAGATGCCATGTGCCAACTGGATGGGAGGAGCACCTGGCTACCCTGGCCACAACGGGCTTCCTGGCAGGGATGGGAGAGACGGAAATGATGGAccaaagggagagaaaggagaacaag GTATGCAAGGCCCTAAAGGCGACCAAGGTGCTGTAGGAATCCCAGGGCCGAGAGGATTTCCTGGAACCCCAGGGATGATGGGACAGAAGGGCGAAGGTGCCTTCATCTACCGCTCTGCCTTCAGCGTGGGCCTGAAGGAACGAGCCCCACACCCCAACGTCCCCATCCGCTTCACCAAGATCTACTACAATGAGCAGAACCACTACGATGCCAGCACCGGCAAGTTCCTCTGCAGCATCCCGGGCACCTACTTCTTCGCCTACCACCTGACTGTCTACCTGACAGATGTCAAGGTCAGCCTGTACAAGAAGGACAAGGCAGTGATCTTCACCTACGACCAGTTCCAACAGAACAACGTTGACCAAGCCAGCGGCTCTGTCTTGCTGCACCTTAGCAGTGGGGACGAGGTCTGGCTTCAGGTgtatggggagggggaaaacaATGGTGTCTACGCTGACAACATCAATGATTCCACTTTCATGGGCTTCCTCCTGTATCCAGACCTGAGTGTCCATTAA